One Desulfuromonadales bacterium genomic window carries:
- the ispG gene encoding flavodoxin-dependent (E)-4-hydroxy-3-methylbut-2-enyl-diphosphate synthase: ESGVDGLRLNPGNIGVRWKVEEVVRACAERQVPIRIGVNGGSLEKELLEKYGHPTAEAMVESALGHIRLLEDLGYREIKVSLKASGIRRTVEAYRLLARQVDYPLHIGITEAGTTWSGTVKSAVGLGTLLYEGLGDTLRVSLTGDPVEEVRVGWEILKSLELREHGPVFVSCPTCGRCQIDLIGVAEEVEQRLHDLPRKITVAVMGCVVNGPGEAREADVGIAGGKGQGLLFRKGEVVRKVPQEQLADALVEEAWKLVRELEA, encoded by the coding sequence TGGAGAGCGGGGTGGACGGGCTGCGCCTCAATCCCGGCAACATCGGCGTGCGCTGGAAAGTGGAGGAAGTGGTGCGGGCCTGCGCCGAGCGCCAGGTGCCGATCCGCATCGGCGTCAACGGCGGTTCGCTGGAGAAGGAGCTGCTCGAGAAATACGGCCACCCCACCGCCGAGGCGATGGTCGAGAGCGCCCTGGGGCACATCCGCCTCCTCGAGGACCTCGGCTACCGGGAGATCAAGGTCAGCCTCAAGGCCTCCGGCATCCGCCGCACCGTCGAGGCCTACCGGCTGCTGGCGCGCCAGGTCGACTATCCCCTGCACATCGGCATCACCGAGGCCGGCACCACCTGGAGCGGCACGGTGAAGAGCGCCGTCGGTCTCGGAACGCTTCTCTACGAGGGGCTCGGCGACACCCTGCGCGTCTCGCTCACCGGCGATCCGGTCGAGGAGGTCAGGGTCGGCTGGGAGATACTCAAGAGCTTGGAGCTGCGTGAGCACGGCCCGGTCTTCGTCTCCTGCCCCACCTGCGGCCGCTGCCAGATCGACCTGATCGGCGTTGCCGAGGAGGTGGAACAGCGTCTGCACGATCTGCCGAGGAAGATCACCGTGGCGGTCATGGGGTGCGTGGTCAACGGCCCCGGCGAAGCTCGCGAGGCGGACGTCGGCATCGCCGGCGGCAAGGGGCAGGGACTGCTCTTCCGCAAAGGGGAGGTGGTGCGCAAGGTGCCCCAGGAACAACTCGCCGATGCCCTGGTGGAAGAGGCGTGGAAGCTGGTGCGGGAGCTGGAAGCGTAG
- a CDS encoding ATP-binding protein produces the protein MAVNVCTIRLTIDSDLAEVRQVRRALSVLVGEGPLSPEEWYQVKVCIAEAVNNAIIHAYGRQGGHPVEVEVERLADRVVCRIADFGKPMPAGVLQQKPQLDYCPKDVARLPEGGMGLYIMHQVMDRVEYESKNGRNVLILTRLARRDEAGPEA, from the coding sequence ATGGCCGTGAATGTCTGTACGATCAGGCTGACCATCGACAGTGACCTCGCCGAGGTGCGTCAGGTCCGCCGCGCCCTCTCGGTGCTGGTCGGCGAAGGTCCCCTGTCGCCCGAGGAGTGGTACCAGGTCAAGGTCTGCATCGCCGAGGCGGTCAATAACGCCATCATCCATGCCTACGGCCGGCAGGGCGGACACCCGGTAGAGGTGGAAGTCGAGCGACTGGCCGACCGGGTCGTCTGCCGCATCGCCGACTTCGGCAAGCCGATGCCGGCAGGGGTATTGCAGCAGAAGCCGCAGCTCGACTACTGCCCGAAGGATGTTGCGAGGCTGCCGGAAGGAGGGATGGGGCTCTACATCATGCACCAGGTCATGGACCGGGTGGAGTACGAATCGAAAAACGGCCGCAACGTCCTGATCCTGACCAGGCTCGCTCGCAGAGACGAAGCCGGGCCGGAAGCCTGA
- a CDS encoding AAA family ATPase — MQEELNQASLSRQVAAGTPLIYITTDNESRTEFLITRAALYGIKGMPVPRVWSCVGGFPGQEGTEDPLTALRWAVEQEGHGIFIFKDLHWFWLDSPFIQRTLKDFAAVRRPAGKTLVFIGAEPDIPPTLREDFLLLDHGLPDREEIRAWLEAKQEKDYFLRELLPDEQSLSHLTVAAQGLDLLDIERALRLARVTRGAGLEEVVGSLHQNKKQILRKSGIMEFVENNIRPEQVGGMENLKAWMEKRERAFGAAGFTEGRNLPRGVLMMGISGCGKSLFVKAIAARWRLPLIRLDMATVYEGTFGTPESSLRKACKTAEALAPCVLWIDEMESGISNQGFKAEGGPASRVLGYFLTWMQERRNPVFVAATANAIEMLPAEVLRKGRFDEIFYVALPGLSEREEIFRIHLQKCGFDPAAFAPSMLAHSAKGFSGAEIEQAVASAAFEALALGREMIQQDLMEAISRTVPLSVTMAEQIKKIEAWAFKRAVPAGKGVER, encoded by the coding sequence ATGCAGGAAGAACTGAACCAGGCCAGCCTGAGCCGGCAGGTGGCGGCCGGAACGCCGCTGATCTACATCACCACCGACAACGAGAGCCGCACCGAATTCCTCATCACCCGGGCGGCCCTCTACGGTATCAAGGGGATGCCGGTCCCCCGCGTGTGGAGCTGCGTCGGCGGCTTCCCCGGCCAGGAGGGGACCGAAGACCCGCTGACCGCCCTGCGCTGGGCCGTCGAGCAGGAGGGACACGGCATCTTCATCTTCAAGGATCTCCACTGGTTCTGGCTCGACAGCCCCTTCATCCAGCGCACCCTCAAGGATTTCGCCGCCGTGCGCCGGCCGGCGGGCAAGACCCTGGTCTTCATCGGCGCCGAGCCGGATATCCCGCCGACACTGCGCGAGGATTTTCTGCTCCTCGACCACGGACTGCCCGACCGGGAAGAGATCCGCGCCTGGCTCGAGGCGAAACAGGAAAAGGACTACTTCCTGCGCGAGCTGCTCCCCGACGAGCAGAGTCTCTCCCACCTGACCGTCGCCGCCCAGGGGCTCGACCTGCTCGACATCGAACGCGCCCTGCGCCTGGCCCGGGTAACCCGAGGCGCGGGACTCGAGGAGGTGGTCGGCTCGCTGCACCAGAACAAGAAGCAGATCCTGCGCAAGAGCGGAATCATGGAATTCGTCGAGAACAACATCCGGCCTGAGCAGGTAGGGGGGATGGAGAACCTCAAGGCCTGGATGGAGAAGCGGGAGAGGGCCTTCGGCGCCGCCGGTTTCACCGAAGGGCGCAACCTGCCCCGCGGGGTGCTGATGATGGGGATCAGCGGCTGCGGCAAGAGCCTCTTCGTCAAGGCGATCGCCGCCCGCTGGCGGCTGCCCCTCATCCGCCTCGACATGGCGACGGTCTACGAGGGAACTTTCGGCACCCCCGAGAGCTCGCTGCGCAAGGCCTGCAAGACCGCCGAGGCGCTCGCCCCCTGCGTCCTCTGGATCGACGAGATGGAGTCCGGCATCTCCAACCAGGGGTTTAAGGCCGAGGGGGGGCCGGCTTCGCGGGTACTCGGCTACTTCCTCACCTGGATGCAGGAGCGGCGCAACCCCGTCTTCGTCGCCGCCACCGCCAACGCCATCGAGATGCTTCCCGCCGAGGTGCTGCGCAAAGGACGCTTCGACGAGATTTTCTACGTCGCCCTGCCGGGGCTCAGCGAACGGGAGGAGATTTTCCGCATCCACCTGCAGAAGTGCGGCTTCGACCCGGCCGCCTTCGCCCCTTCCATGCTCGCTCATTCTGCCAAGGGGTTCTCCGGCGCCGAGATCGAGCAGGCGGTGGCGAGCGCCGCCTTCGAGGCCCTCGCCCTGGGGCGGGAGATGATCCAGCAGGATCTGATGGAGGCGATCAGCCGCACCGTCCCGCTCTCGGTGACCATGGCCGAGCAGATCAAGAAGATCGAGGCCTGGGCGTTCAAGCGCGCGGTGCCGGCCGGTAAGGGCGTGGAACGATAG